One part of the Solanum dulcamara chromosome 8, daSolDulc1.2, whole genome shotgun sequence genome encodes these proteins:
- the LOC129898802 gene encoding transcription factor JAMYB-like has translation MEQVSIMEMKKGPWSSDEDYKLIHSISLFGQGRWDSLAHVAGLKRSGKSCRLRWLNYLRPNLKRGKITPQEQLLILLLHFRFGNRWSKIAENLPGRSDNDVKNYWRTKVQKHAKVHHCDANSQQFRHFLLYQCLPSLLAQQIPTATSLSSSSSEIMTENYPRNNITCPNVNIISSTDSFVAANDSDIWNNLSSFEDGINISHDFSTAGDMTLYNCSSHEDEHHNYWASVTSQISPDETLRLDDDIDLWLFP, from the exons ATGGAACAAGTATCAATAATGGAGATGAAGAAAGGACCATGGAGTTCAGATGAAGACTATAAACTCATCCATTCCATCTCCTTATTTGGCCAAGGACGCTGGGATTCACTAGCTCATGTTGCCG GGTTGAAGCGTAGCGGTAAGAGCTGTAGATTGAGATGGTTGAATTATTTGCGGCCAAACTTAAAACGAGGGAAAATAACTCCTCAAGAGCAGCTTCTTATTCTACTACTTCATTTTCGCTTTGGAAATCG atggtCAAAGATAGCAGAGAATTTGCCAGGAAGAAGCGATAACGATGTTAAGAATTACTGGAGAACCAAAGtacaaaaacatgcaaaagTGCATCATTGCGATGCCAATAGTCAACAATTTCGACACTTCCTTCTCTATCAATGCCTGCCCTCTCTGCTGGCTCAACAAATACCGACTGCCACATCGTTATCATCGTCTTCTTCTGAAATTATGACGGAGAATTATCCTCGTAATAATATCACATGTCCAAACGTTAATATCATCTCATCAACGGATTCATTCGTAGCAGCAAATGATAGTGATATCTGGAACAACTTGTCTAGTTTTGAAGATGGAATTAATATTTCTCATGATTTTTCAACCGCGGGAGATATGACGCTTTATAATTGTTCATCTCATGAGGATGAGCATCACAATTATTGGGCAAGTGTAACATCACAAATATCACCTGATGAAACACTACGTTTGGATGATGATATCGACCTTTGGCTCTTTCCTTAG
- the LOC129898805 gene encoding pentatricopeptide repeat-containing protein At4g02750-like, which translates to MSALRTFAFCRQISTFSTVNLNKMINSFIGNGNLQEARKLFDQSPNLTNVVSWNSLIAGYFKHSLIKHAEYLFDKMPNRDVISWNTMLSGYRNANNPEKVYRCFLDMNRCGDMRPNELTFAVLISSFLHLDYKNLIPQLHGLVLCLGISLNVFVGSALMRGYVDLDDYRGLARVFDEILDKDVTSWNVLILGYMKFGFVSEAGRAFDMMPRRNFFTWSTLINGYIENKKLNEARSVFDEMSEKDVVSWTAMIRGYVQYGDFMKALKLFELMLNSGNRPNHFTFSTVLDACAGHSAVLVGNQVHACILKSGFPLDVVLLTSLVDMYAKCGDIEVAFCIFESIHTRNLVAWNSIIGGYARHGLAERAMQEFERMLKSGIRPDEITFINLVYACGHGGLVEEGERIFNSMVTDYGLKAEMEHYACMVDLYGRAGQLEKAEKLIDGMPFKPDVVVWGALLGACGLHSCLELGEIAANGIYTLEHDHPAVYSVLSKIYGDKGVCSDITGLDKLMKKWRATKQKAGSWIESPASSIN; encoded by the coding sequence ATGTCCGCGCTGCGCACCTTTGCCTTTTGCCGCCAAATTTCTACCTTTTCAACCGTTAATTTGAACAAAATGATCAACAGCTTTATCGGAAACGGAAACCTCCAAGAAGCTCGGAAGCTCTTTGATCAAAGTCCCAACTTGACAAACGTTGTATCATGGAATTCCCTTATCGCTGGGTACTTCAAACACAGCCTCATCAAACATGCAGAGTACCTGTTCGACAAAATGCCTAACAGAGATGTCATTTCTTGGAACACCATGCTCTCCGGGTATCGAAATGCTAACAACCCAGAAAAAGTATATAGATGTTTTCTAGATATGAACAGATGTGGTGACATGAGACCCAATGAGCTCACTTTCGCGGTATTAATTAGCTCCTTCTTGCATTTGGATTACAAGAATTTGATCCCTCAGCTTCACGGTCTCGTTCTTTGTTTGGGGATAAGTCTTAATGTCTTTGTAGGATCAGCATTGATGAGGGGTTATGTTGATTTGGATGATTACAGAGGTTTAGCTCGAGTTTTTGATGAGATTTTGGATAAAGATGTTACGTCGTGGAATGTGTTGATTTTGGGTTATATGAAATTTGGGTTCGTAAGTGAGGCTGGCAGGGCTTTTGATATGATGCCTAGGAGAAATTTTTTTACTTGGAGTACTTTGATCAATGGGTATATTGAGAATAAGAAGCTTAATGAAGCTCGATCTGTTTTTGATGAGATGAGTGAGAAAGATGTGGTTTCTTGGACAGCAATGATAAGAGGGTATGTGCAATATGGAGACTTTATGAAGGCTTTGAAATTGTTTGAGTTGATGTTGAACTCGGGTAATCGTCCTAATCATTTTACGTTTTCAACTGTTTTAGATGCATGTGCAGGACACTCTGCTGTTCTCGTAGGTAATCAAGTTCATGCGTGCATCTTGAAGTCTGGTTTCCCTCTTGATGTCGTCTTGTTGACGTCCCTTGTTGACATGTACGCTAAATGTGGAGACATTGAAGTTGCTTTCTGCATTTTTGAGTCCATTCATACAAGGAATTTGGTAGCGTGGAATTCGATCATTGGAGGTTATGCAAGACATGGACTTGCAGAGAGGGCAATGCAGGAGTTTGAGAGGATGCTGAAGAGTGGTATCAGGCCCGATGAAATTACTTTTATTAATTTGGTATATGCATGTGGCCATGGTGGACTAGTTGAGGAAGGTGAGAGGATTTTCAATTCTATGGTAACAGATTACGGATTGAAAGCAGAGATGGAACACTATGCATGTATGGTGGACTTGTATGGAAGGGCAGGTCAGCTTGAGAAAGCAGAAAAATTAATCGATGGGATGCCTTTTAAGCCTGATGTAGTGGTCTGGGGGGCACTGCTAGGAGCATGTGGCTTGCACTCATGTCTAGAGCTCGGAGAGATTGCAGCAAATGGTATCTACACATTGGAGCATGACCATCCTGCAGTATACTCAGTGCTTTCCAAAATCTATGGCGACAAAGGAGTTTGCAGTGACATAACTGGTTTGGATAAGTTGATGAAGAAATGGCGTGCTACAAAGCAGAAGGCTGGTAGTTGGATCGAATCTCCAGCTTCTTCGATAAACTGA
- the LOC129901032 gene encoding nitrogen regulatory protein P-II homolog, translating into MASPSLSKSNFSLHSFSSSPSLSQFPHFTSITVVKPNFFPSQLTLKRFQNAPSFPIIKAQNSPDFVPDAKFYKVEAILRPWRIQQVSSALLKMGIRGVTVSDVRGFGAQGGLTERQAGSEFSEDTFVAKVKMEIVVSKDQVEGVIGKIIEEARTGEIGDGKIFLTPISDVIRVRTGERGEKAERMMGGHADMSSTLSTS; encoded by the exons ATGGCTTCTCCTTCACTTTCAAAATCCAATTTCTCCCTTCATTCCTTCTCTTCTTCCCCATCCTTGTCACAATTCCCTCATTTCACTTCCATTACCGTTGTTAAACCCAACTTTTTCCCTTCGCAGCTCACCCTCAAACGCTTTCAAAATGCTCCTTCTTTCCCGATTATCAAAGCCCAAAACTCTCCAG attttgtcCCCGATGCGAAGTTTTACAAAGTTGAAGCAATTCTAAG ACCTTGGAGAATTCAACAGGTTTCTTCG GCACTACTGAAAATGGGCATTCGTGGTGTCACTGTCTCGGACGTTCGTGGTTTTGGTGCCCAAGGTGGCTTGACCGAGAGGCAAGCTG GCTCTGAATTCTCTGAAGACACGTTTGTAGCAAAAGTTAAAATGGAGATTGTTGTCAGCAAAGACCAG GTTGAAGGAGTCATTGGCAAGATAATTGAAGAGGCAAGAACTGGTGAAATTGGTGATGGAAAGATATTCT TGACTCCTATCTCTGATGTAATAAGAGTTCGCACTG GAGAACGCGGAGAAAAGGCAGAGAGGATGATGGGAGGGCATGCTGATATGTCCTCTACGTTATCAACTTCTTGA